The Populus nigra chromosome 14, ddPopNigr1.1, whole genome shotgun sequence genome has a segment encoding these proteins:
- the LOC133673264 gene encoding rust resistance kinase Lr10-like, with protein sequence MKGSSKKAICLFCFMFIAELGASLNCTGSCGNRGLHIRFPFWIKDRQPEQCGYRGFDLSCNEMGDIVLELQGAVKLYIDKIDYKNQVIYASDPQGCLRSHHSNFYSSGFHIQFKMSKVNFTIFNCSLNNARSPNWRVPCLSTLHYDVLAVKSELSIHGNELLLSCTKMYDLPVPHDILLSWSNPNCGSCEATGKLCGLRGNSSTELETECYGLPRPEKEQGFLSSAGARKRNLTIGVTTGSILFGVLAIAVYQIYSFRKSEEEYQAKVERFLDDYRAMNPTRYSHADLKKMTNQFRDELGRGAYGTVFKGKLTSEIPVAVKVLSNSSEKGEEFVNEMGTMARIHHVNVVRLIGFCADGFRRAPVYEYLPNDSLQKFISSANAKNVFLGWERLHHIALGVAKGIEYLHQGCDQTILHFDIKPHNILLDNDFNPKIADFGLAKLCSKYKSAISMTRVRGTVGYIAPEVFSRNFGNVSYKSDVYSFGMLVLEMVGGRKNVDDTAENGDQVYFPEWIYNLLEEGEDLRFHIEEEGDAEIAKKLAIVGLWCIQWNPVDRPSMKIAVQMLEGKGDRLSIPPNPLSSTAPKRTNTSMLRL encoded by the exons ATGAAAGGTTCATCAAAAAAGGCTATATGCCTGTTCTGTTTCATGTTCATTGCAGAACTAGGAGCAAGCCTTAATTGCACAGGATCTTGTGGGAACCGTGGCCTTCACATCCGATTTCCATTCTGGATCAAGGATAGGCAGCCAGAACAGTGTGGCTATCGTGGTTTTGATCTGTCTTGCAATGAGATGGGCGATATAGTGCTCGAGCTGCAAGGTGCAGTGAAGCTCTACATCGATAAGATTGACTACAAAAATCAAGTTATTTATGCAAGTGATCCCCAAGGTTGCCTTCGAAGCCACCACTCAAACTTCTATTCGTCTGGGTTTCACATACAGTTTAAGATGTCTAAGGTCAATTTTACCATCTTCAATTGTTCTTTAAATAATGCAAGATCCCCGAACTGGAGGGTCCCTTGTTTAAGTACTCTCCACTATGATGTTCTTGCCGTTAAATCAGAACTATCTATTCATGGCAATGAGTTATTATTATCTTGTACCAAGATGTACGACCTACCTGTTCCACATGATATCCTTCTGTCCTGGTCCAATCCCAATTGTGGATCTTGTGAAGCAACTGGAAAACTATGTGGATTGAGGGGAAATAGCAGCACTGAGCTTGAAACTGAATGCTATGGCTTGCCCAGACCAGAGAAAG AACAAGGGTTCTTATCTTCTGCAGGTGCACGGAAAAGGAATCTGACTATAG GAGTAACCACAGGATCCATCCTTTTCGGGGTTCTGGCCATTGCAGTCTACCAAATCTATAGCTTCAGAAAATCAGAAGAAGAATATCAGGCCAAGGTTGAAAGGTTTTTGGATGATTACAGAGCTATGAACCCCACGAGATACTCCCATGCTGATCTCAAAAAGATGACAAATCAATTCAGGGATGAATTGGGGCGAGGAGCTTATGGAACAGTGTTCAAAGGAAAGCTAACCAGTGAGATTCCGGTGGCTGTTAAGGTTCTAAGCAATTCATCAGAAAAAGGAGAGGAATTCGTCAACGAAATGGGAACAATGGCTAGGATTCACCATGTCAATGTAGTCCGCTTGATTGGCTTCTGTGCCGATGGATTTAGACGAGCTCCGGTTTACGAGTACCTGCCAAACGATTCGCTGCAGAAGTTCATATCTTCAGCAAATGCCAAGAATGTTTTCCTTGGCTGGGAAAGGCTGCATCATATTGCCCTTGGAGTAGCCAAAGGGATTGAATATCTTCACCAGGGTTGTGACCAAACAATCCTCCACTTTGATATCAAACCACATAATATCCTGCTGGACAATGACTTCAATCCCAAGATTGCAGATTTCGGTCTGGCTAAGCTGTGTTCCAAGTATAAAAGTGCTATTTCCATGACAAGAGTTAGGGGAACCGTCGGCTACATAGCACCTGAAGTGTTCTCAAGAAACTTCGGGAATGTCTCCTACAAGTCAGACGTGTACAGTTTCGGAATGTTAGTGTTAGAAATGGTTGGTGGAAGGAAAAATGTTGATGATACAGCAGAAAATGGTGATCAAGTATACTTCCCAGAATGGATTTATAATCTCTTAGAAGAAGGAGAAGACCTGCGGTTCCACATCGAGGAAGAAGGGGATGCTGAAATTGCGAAGAAGCTAGCCATTGTGGGACTGTGGTGCATCCAGTGGAACCCAGTGGACCGTCCTTCCATGAAAATCGCTGTCCAGATGCTGGAAGGGAAAGGAGACAGGTTAAGTATACCTCCTAATCCTCTTAGCTCCACAGCTCCAAAGAGAACGAATACAAGTATGCTAAGGCTGTGA